In a genomic window of Mycolicibacillus parakoreensis:
- a CDS encoding flavin-containing monooxygenase — translation MPAPRSDAETINQTIDHEIVVIGAGFAGIGAGIKLTRAGFDDFVILEAGDDVGGTWHWNTYPGIAVDIPSFCYQYSFEQRADWSRTYAPGEELKAYATHCVDKYGLGPRLRFDTTVTAAEFDNDRNFWRLSTAAGERLSARFVINACGILTQPVIPDIPGATEFGGTTMHTARWDHDQSLQGKRVGIIGTGASAVQVIPTIAADVEHLTVFQRTPIWCLPKPDVAVPRPVQWLLDRVPAAQWGSWLAAQLFVEFTFPIPAHYQRAIPRFLPVSHALAKRYLRSQVRDPQVRDKLTPRYGLGCKRPSFHNSYLSTFNRPNVFLETTPISAINTGGVRVDDGTQHDLDVLIFATGFKVMDPDNMPTYALRGLGGVELGAFWDENRLQAYQGVSVPGYPNHFSVVGPYGYNGSSYFNLIEAQTDHILRCLHHARDRGVGYVEVSREAHDRFFAEMMRRRRSQIFWQDTCAAANSYYFDKHGDVPLRPATSLEVAWRSRSFRLDDYLFRAG, via the coding sequence ATGCCAGCTCCCCGATCCGACGCCGAGACAATCAACCAGACGATCGACCACGAGATCGTTGTGATCGGCGCCGGTTTCGCCGGTATCGGCGCCGGGATCAAGCTGACCCGGGCCGGTTTCGACGACTTCGTGATCCTCGAGGCCGGCGACGACGTGGGCGGGACCTGGCATTGGAACACCTACCCTGGTATCGCCGTCGACATCCCCTCGTTCTGCTACCAGTACTCCTTCGAGCAGCGGGCCGACTGGTCGCGCACCTACGCTCCGGGCGAGGAACTGAAGGCTTACGCCACCCACTGCGTGGACAAGTACGGTCTGGGCCCGCGGCTGCGGTTCGACACCACCGTCACCGCAGCGGAGTTCGACAATGATCGAAACTTCTGGCGGTTGTCGACCGCCGCCGGTGAGCGACTGTCGGCGCGGTTCGTCATCAACGCTTGCGGAATCCTGACCCAGCCGGTCATCCCGGATATCCCCGGCGCCACCGAGTTCGGCGGAACCACCATGCACACCGCCCGCTGGGATCACGATCAGTCGCTACAGGGCAAGCGGGTGGGCATCATCGGCACCGGCGCCTCAGCGGTGCAGGTGATCCCGACGATCGCCGCCGACGTCGAACACCTCACGGTGTTTCAGCGCACCCCGATCTGGTGCCTACCCAAACCCGATGTGGCCGTGCCGCGCCCGGTGCAATGGCTGCTCGACCGGGTTCCCGCCGCGCAGTGGGGGTCGTGGCTGGCCGCCCAGCTGTTCGTCGAGTTCACCTTCCCCATTCCGGCGCACTATCAGCGCGCGATCCCCCGGTTCCTGCCGGTCAGCCATGCGCTGGCGAAGCGCTATCTGCGCAGCCAGGTCCGCGACCCGCAGGTGCGCGACAAGCTCACCCCACGCTACGGCCTGGGCTGCAAGCGGCCGAGCTTCCACAATTCGTATCTGTCGACATTCAACCGGCCGAACGTCTTCTTGGAGACCACCCCGATCAGCGCGATCAACACCGGCGGCGTGCGGGTCGACGACGGCACCCAGCACGACCTCGACGTGCTGATCTTCGCCACCGGATTCAAGGTGATGGATCCGGACAACATGCCCACCTACGCCCTGCGCGGACTCGGCGGCGTCGAACTCGGCGCGTTCTGGGACGAGAACAGGCTGCAGGCCTATCAGGGGGTCAGCGTGCCGGGTTACCCCAACCATTTCTCGGTGGTCGGCCCCTACGGCTACAACGGGTCGTCGTACTTCAACCTTATCGAAGCGCAGACCGATCACATCCTGCGCTGTCTGCACCACGCCCGGGACCGCGGCGTCGGCTATGTCGAGGTGTCCCGTGAGGCCCACGACCGCTTCTTCGCCGAGATGATGCGCCGCAGGCGCAGCCAGATCTTCTGGCAGGACACCTGCGCCGCGGCCAACAGCTACTACTTCGACAAGCACGGCGATGTGCCGCTGCGGCCGGCCACCTCCCTTGAGGTGGCGTGGCGCAGCCGCAGTTTCCGGCTCGACGATTACCTGTTCCGAGCCGGCTGA
- a CDS encoding acyl-CoA dehydrogenase family protein yields MFEWSETDIIMRDTMRAFIDKEIRPLQDALESGESSPYPIVRKLFSEFGLDVMAGEAVKNMLERQRATADGMATTDTEETESGGLGDMGGQLSMAAVLVSELSGVSIGLLSTVGVSLGLGAATIATRGTLAQKERWLPELMTLDKIACWAITEPDAGSDAFGGMKTYVRRDGDDYILSGQKTFITNGPDADVLIVYAKLDEGEPAVDKRNRPVLTFVLDAGMPGLTQGKAFKKMGMMSSPTGELFFDQVRLTADRLLGETEQHTGGDGRESARANFVAERVGVALMSLGIINECHRLCVDYAKTRTLWGQNIGQFQLIQLKLAQMEVARINVQNMVFQTLEKLQHKKIPTLAEASAMKLYSSQAATDVAMEAVQLFGGNGYMAEYRVEQLARDAKSLMIYAGSNEVQITHIAKGLLNS; encoded by the coding sequence ATGTTCGAGTGGTCTGAGACCGACATCATCATGCGCGACACCATGCGTGCGTTCATCGACAAGGAGATCCGCCCGCTTCAGGACGCCCTCGAAAGCGGTGAGAGCTCGCCGTATCCGATCGTGCGGAAACTATTCAGCGAGTTCGGGCTGGACGTGATGGCCGGCGAAGCGGTCAAAAACATGCTGGAGCGCCAGCGCGCCACGGCCGACGGCATGGCGACCACCGACACGGAGGAAACCGAGTCCGGCGGGCTCGGCGACATGGGCGGCCAGCTGTCGATGGCGGCGGTGCTGGTCTCGGAGCTCTCCGGGGTGAGCATCGGGCTGCTGTCCACGGTCGGGGTGAGCCTCGGCTTGGGTGCGGCGACGATAGCCACCCGCGGCACCCTGGCACAGAAGGAACGCTGGTTGCCCGAGCTGATGACGCTCGACAAGATCGCCTGCTGGGCGATCACCGAACCCGACGCCGGCTCCGACGCGTTCGGCGGGATGAAAACCTATGTCCGCCGCGACGGGGACGACTACATCCTCAGCGGACAGAAGACCTTCATCACCAACGGTCCCGACGCGGACGTGCTGATCGTCTACGCCAAACTCGACGAGGGGGAGCCGGCCGTCGACAAGCGCAACCGGCCGGTGCTGACCTTCGTTCTCGACGCCGGGATGCCCGGGCTCACCCAGGGCAAAGCCTTCAAGAAGATGGGCATGATGTCCTCGCCGACCGGGGAGCTGTTCTTCGACCAGGTACGGCTCACTGCGGATCGGCTGCTGGGGGAGACCGAACAGCACACCGGCGGCGACGGTCGGGAGAGTGCGCGGGCCAACTTCGTCGCCGAACGCGTCGGGGTCGCGTTGATGTCGCTGGGCATCATCAACGAATGCCACCGGCTGTGTGTGGACTACGCCAAAACCCGCACGCTGTGGGGCCAGAACATCGGTCAGTTCCAGCTGATCCAACTGAAGCTGGCGCAGATGGAGGTCGCGCGGATCAACGTGCAGAACATGGTGTTCCAGACGTTGGAGAAGCTGCAGCACAAAAAGATCCCCACCCTTGCCGAGGCGTCAGCGATGAAGCTGTACTCCTCGCAGGCCGCCACCGACGTGGCCATGGAGGCCGTACAACTGTTCGGCGGCAACGGCTACATGGCCGAATACCGGGTCGAGCAACTCGCCCGCGACGCCAAGTCGCTGATGATCTACGCCGGCAGCAACGAGGTGCAGATCACCCACATCGCCAAAGGCTTGCTGAACAGCTGA
- a CDS encoding CBS domain-containing protein has product MTDYSAIPAAGSIPIATVTGDPVVRVAATATVADVAQAIVHGEVGAVVVGVEERPTALVSERDVVAVIADGKDPAAVPAAEVASTNLIWCDAETTVDEAAVRMMNHYIRHILVERAGVLIGIVSARDLLGVYGADARTNPLP; this is encoded by the coding sequence ATGACTGACTATTCGGCGATCCCTGCGGCCGGGTCGATCCCGATCGCGACGGTCACCGGCGACCCGGTGGTGCGGGTGGCGGCCACGGCCACCGTCGCCGACGTCGCCCAGGCGATCGTGCACGGCGAGGTCGGTGCGGTCGTGGTCGGCGTCGAGGAGCGGCCCACGGCGCTGGTCAGCGAACGCGACGTGGTCGCGGTGATCGCCGACGGCAAGGACCCGGCGGCGGTGCCGGCCGCCGAGGTGGCCAGCACGAACCTGATCTGGTGTGACGCCGAGACCACCGTCGACGAGGCCGCGGTGCGGATGATGAACCACTACATCCGCCACATCCTGGTGGAACGGGCCGGCGTGCTCATCGGGATCGTCTCGGCGCGCGACCTGCTCGGCGTCTACGGCGCCGACGCGAGAACCAATCCGCTGCCCTGA
- a CDS encoding lipid-transfer protein: MAKGVYVVGVGMTKFEKPGRRQNDDGSAWDYPDMARESGSKALTDAAVDYREVQQAYVGYVYGESTSGQRAVYELGVTGIPVVNVNNNCSTGSTALYLAAQAIRGGLADCTLALGFEKMKPGSLEASYDDRAQPMDKHILAMAEISEVLFPPAPWMFGAAGREHMKSYGSTAEHFAKIGYKNHQHSVNNPYAQFQDTYTLEEIIDARMIYDPLTKLQCSPTSDGSGAAVLASEAFVDDHGLAGQAVEIVGQAMTTDFASTFDGTAKNLIGYDMNVQAAQRVYEQSGLGPQDFQVIELHDCFSANELLLYEALGLCGPGEAPKLIDDNDTTYGGRWVVNPSGGLISKGHPLGATGLAQCSELTWQLRGAADKRQVDGVTAALQHNIGLGGAAVVTAYQRAER, from the coding sequence ATGGCAAAAGGGGTGTACGTGGTCGGCGTCGGGATGACGAAGTTCGAGAAGCCGGGACGCCGGCAAAACGACGACGGCTCCGCCTGGGACTACCCGGACATGGCCCGGGAATCCGGGTCCAAGGCGCTGACCGACGCCGCCGTGGACTACCGCGAGGTGCAGCAGGCTTACGTCGGCTACGTCTACGGCGAATCCACCTCGGGGCAGCGGGCGGTCTACGAACTCGGAGTGACCGGCATTCCGGTGGTCAACGTCAACAACAACTGCTCCACCGGGTCCACGGCGCTCTACCTTGCGGCCCAGGCGATCCGCGGCGGGCTGGCCGACTGCACCCTGGCGCTCGGATTCGAGAAGATGAAACCGGGCTCGCTGGAGGCCTCCTACGACGACCGCGCCCAGCCGATGGACAAACACATCCTGGCGATGGCCGAGATCTCCGAGGTGCTGTTTCCGCCGGCGCCGTGGATGTTCGGCGCGGCCGGACGCGAGCACATGAAGTCCTACGGCTCCACCGCCGAGCATTTCGCCAAGATCGGCTACAAGAACCACCAGCACTCGGTCAACAACCCGTACGCGCAGTTCCAGGACACCTACACCCTGGAGGAGATCATCGATGCGCGGATGATCTACGACCCGCTGACCAAATTGCAGTGCTCACCGACCTCCGACGGCTCCGGGGCGGCGGTGCTCGCCAGCGAGGCGTTCGTTGACGACCATGGGCTGGCCGGGCAAGCGGTGGAGATCGTCGGACAGGCGATGACCACCGACTTCGCCTCCACCTTCGACGGCACCGCCAAGAACCTCATCGGCTACGACATGAACGTCCAAGCCGCCCAGCGAGTCTACGAGCAGTCCGGGCTCGGTCCGCAGGATTTCCAGGTCATCGAACTGCACGACTGCTTCTCGGCCAACGAACTGCTGCTGTATGAGGCGCTCGGCCTGTGCGGGCCCGGCGAGGCCCCCAAACTGATCGACGACAACGACACCACCTACGGCGGACGCTGGGTGGTCAACCCATCCGGTGGGCTGATCTCCAAAGGGCACCCGTTGGGGGCGACCGGACTGGCGCAGTGCTCCGAGCTCACCTGGCAGCTGCGCGGTGCGGCCGACAAACGCCAGGTCGACGGCGTCACCGCCGCCCTGCAGCACAACATCGGTTTGGGCGGAGCGGCCGTCGTCACCGCCTACCAGCGCGCCGAGCGCTGA
- a CDS encoding SDR family oxidoreductase has translation MGVLDRRVAIVTGAGRGIGREHALLFAREGAAVVVNDAGGTNTGEGADPGPAQQVVDEIIAAGGRAVANTDSVADWNAAKNLVAQAVDEFGRLDVLVNNAGILRDAFIAGMEESQWDAVLAVHLKGHFAMLRHAAEYWKTQSKSGDQPNAAVINTASGSGVTLPNAGQANYGAAKAGIAALTLIAAEELERYGVRVNAIAPIARTRLTLATPGMGALMAEPDQGEVDLFAPANISPLVAYLATEKCPVTGGVYAVQGGAISRLAGWHDTETIETDGVWQIDDIAARLPQ, from the coding sequence ATGGGAGTTTTGGACCGGCGCGTCGCCATCGTCACCGGCGCCGGGCGCGGAATCGGTCGCGAACACGCGCTGCTGTTCGCCCGCGAAGGCGCCGCGGTCGTGGTCAACGATGCCGGCGGCACCAACACCGGCGAGGGCGCCGACCCCGGGCCGGCCCAGCAGGTGGTCGACGAGATCATCGCCGCGGGGGGCCGTGCGGTGGCCAACACCGACAGTGTCGCAGACTGGAACGCGGCGAAGAACCTGGTCGCCCAGGCGGTCGACGAATTCGGCCGCCTCGACGTCCTGGTCAACAACGCCGGCATCCTGCGGGATGCGTTCATCGCCGGCATGGAGGAGTCGCAGTGGGACGCGGTGCTCGCGGTGCACCTCAAAGGCCACTTCGCGATGCTGCGCCACGCCGCCGAATACTGGAAGACCCAGTCGAAGTCCGGTGATCAGCCCAACGCCGCGGTGATCAACACCGCGTCGGGTTCGGGGGTGACACTGCCGAATGCCGGCCAGGCCAACTACGGGGCCGCCAAAGCCGGAATCGCGGCGCTGACCCTGATCGCCGCCGAGGAACTCGAGCGTTACGGGGTGCGGGTCAACGCGATCGCCCCGATCGCCCGCACCCGACTGACCCTGGCCACCCCCGGCATGGGTGCGTTGATGGCCGAACCCGATCAGGGTGAGGTCGACCTGTTCGCCCCCGCCAACATCTCGCCGCTGGTCGCCTACCTGGCGACGGAGAAATGCCCGGTCACCGGCGGGGTCTACGCCGTCCAGGGCGGGGCGATCTCGCGGCTGGCCGGCTGGCACGACACCGAGACCATCGAAACCGACGGGGTCTGGCAGATCGACGACATCGCCGCCCGGCTGCCCCAGTAG
- a CDS encoding type II toxin-antitoxin system Rv0910 family toxin encodes MGHIEATKNLSVSPQPLWNTISDLSTWDKWFTIHEKWLEEPPASLSEGATLIAKIVMLGMANKIEWKVEKIDAPHSLTLSGTGMAGVKCAFTFTVTPDGDGSAFQVAGDFEGALIKGALGKAVEKDGAKQLDKSLAQLEALASAAA; translated from the coding sequence ATGGGACACATCGAAGCCACCAAGAACCTGTCGGTCAGCCCGCAGCCGCTGTGGAACACCATTTCCGACCTGTCCACCTGGGACAAGTGGTTCACCATCCACGAGAAGTGGCTCGAGGAGCCGCCGGCGAGCCTCAGCGAGGGCGCGACGTTGATCGCCAAGATCGTCATGCTGGGCATGGCCAACAAGATCGAATGGAAAGTCGAGAAGATCGACGCACCCCACAGCCTGACCCTGTCCGGTACCGGCATGGCCGGAGTGAAATGTGCCTTCACCTTCACCGTGACCCCCGACGGGGACGGGTCGGCGTTCCAGGTCGCCGGTGACTTCGAAGGTGCGCTGATCAAGGGCGCGTTGGGCAAGGCCGTGGAGAAGGACGGCGCCAAGCAACTCGACAAGAGCCTCGCGCAACTCGAGGCCCTGGCATCGGCGGCGGCCTGA
- a CDS encoding MaoC/PaaZ C-terminal domain-containing protein: protein MTDTATDDELAFDDSGLNRWSDEDRFEVTRERIVEYAEATNDPIPAHLAGDVAPPVFAIVPVFESLLTPAVDVAPVELIPRVVHGEQDFHFHRPIRPGDKLVSRAKMIGYEGLENGTRAAIYLECRTEDGELVNEQFVTTFFRGHDAGKKIGELSPEHKFDQALIDRPPVATVVQRVDDDQTFRYGPAAGDPMPIHLDEEVATDAGLPGIIAHGLCTMAFTSWAVLTEVGGSDVNRLKRLAVRFSKMVLPGDDLQTQIWKVGSAENTTSYAFQTARIGAPPGQQMAITDGLAVLAD from the coding sequence ATGACCGACACCGCCACCGACGACGAGTTGGCGTTCGACGACAGCGGGTTGAACCGGTGGTCCGACGAGGACCGCTTCGAAGTCACCCGCGAACGGATCGTCGAGTACGCCGAGGCGACCAATGACCCGATCCCGGCGCACCTGGCCGGTGACGTCGCCCCGCCGGTCTTCGCGATCGTGCCGGTGTTCGAGTCGCTGTTGACCCCGGCCGTCGATGTCGCCCCGGTGGAGTTGATTCCCCGGGTCGTCCACGGCGAACAGGACTTCCACTTCCACCGCCCGATCCGGCCCGGCGACAAACTGGTCTCGCGCGCAAAGATGATCGGCTACGAGGGATTGGAGAACGGCACCCGGGCCGCGATCTACCTCGAATGTCGCACCGAGGACGGGGAACTGGTCAACGAGCAGTTTGTCACCACCTTCTTCCGGGGCCACGACGCCGGGAAGAAGATCGGCGAACTGAGCCCGGAGCACAAGTTCGATCAGGCGCTGATCGACCGGCCGCCGGTGGCCACCGTCGTGCAGCGCGTCGACGACGACCAGACGTTCCGCTATGGGCCGGCCGCCGGTGACCCGATGCCGATCCACCTCGATGAGGAGGTCGCCACCGACGCCGGGCTGCCGGGCATCATCGCGCACGGCCTGTGCACGATGGCGTTCACCTCGTGGGCGGTGCTCACCGAGGTCGGCGGATCGGACGTGAACCGACTCAAACGCTTGGCGGTCCGGTTCTCCAAGATGGTGCTTCCCGGTGACGACCTGCAGACCCAGATCTGGAAGGTCGGCTCCGCCGAGAACACCACCAGCTACGCCTTCCAGACCGCGCGCATCGGTGCCCCACCGGGACAACAGATGGCGATCACCGACGGCCTGGCCGTCCTCGCGGACTAG